A genomic region of Mycobacterium senriense contains the following coding sequences:
- a CDS encoding MCE family protein produces the protein MIARVIVRRVFTVGCCVVLTTTGCAFHGLNSLPLPGAVGRGPGANIYHVELPNVGTMESNSPVMVDDVVVGSVGAMRVQGWHADVEISVKRDVVVPANVVATVGQTSLLGSMHVELNTPPGQQGSGRLQPGATIPLSRSSAYPSTEQTLSSLGAVVNGGGLGQIGEVIHNFSAALSGHEGAVRDLITRLDTFVGTLDDQRDDIVASIQALNRLSATFADQRDVITQALNKIPPALEVLIKERPRLTAALDHLRVFSNTATRLVNDTQADLVTNLKNLEPTIKALADVGPEFGAAISAAFVFPFTQNFVDRAVRGDFFNLHFDFDITIPRLKKGLFLGTHWGQLDMPVPPVPGDPYRMNYTLDPLHNPLRPPWVDPNALPLPPPPPGAVPGPSSAYGPLPGPPPSAAPLPGPPPNAAPLPGPPPGAAPVPDAGLGQTPAPAEAPGTGAGG, from the coding sequence ATGATCGCCCGGGTGATCGTTCGGCGGGTGTTCACCGTCGGCTGTTGCGTGGTGTTGACCACGACGGGATGCGCATTCCACGGCCTGAATTCACTACCCCTGCCCGGTGCGGTCGGGCGCGGGCCGGGGGCCAACATCTACCACGTCGAGCTCCCGAATGTCGGCACGATGGAGTCGAATTCGCCGGTGATGGTCGACGACGTCGTGGTCGGCAGTGTGGGTGCGATGCGGGTGCAGGGTTGGCACGCCGACGTCGAGATCTCGGTCAAGCGCGATGTGGTGGTCCCGGCCAACGTGGTAGCCACCGTCGGTCAGACCAGCCTGCTGGGCTCGATGCATGTGGAGCTCAATACGCCGCCGGGCCAGCAGGGAAGCGGACGGCTGCAGCCGGGCGCCACCATCCCGCTGAGCCGGTCATCGGCTTACCCGTCGACGGAGCAGACGCTGTCGTCGTTGGGCGCGGTCGTCAACGGCGGTGGACTGGGACAGATCGGGGAGGTCATCCACAATTTCTCGGCCGCCCTGTCCGGGCACGAGGGCGCGGTGCGTGATCTGATCACCCGCTTGGACACGTTCGTGGGGACACTGGACGACCAGCGGGACGACATCGTCGCCTCCATCCAGGCGCTGAATCGCCTGTCGGCCACCTTCGCCGACCAACGCGACGTAATTACCCAGGCGCTGAACAAGATTCCGCCCGCGCTCGAGGTGTTGATCAAGGAGCGGCCGCGTCTGACGGCCGCCCTGGATCACCTTCGGGTGTTCAGCAACACCGCCACCCGGCTGGTCAACGACACCCAGGCCGACCTGGTCACGAACCTCAAGAACTTGGAGCCGACCATCAAAGCGCTCGCCGATGTCGGACCGGAGTTCGGCGCGGCCATCTCGGCAGCGTTTGTGTTCCCGTTCACCCAGAACTTCGTCGACCGGGCGGTCCGAGGCGACTTCTTCAACCTGCATTTCGATTTCGACATAACGATTCCGCGGCTGAAGAAGGGCTTGTTCTTAGGAACCCACTGGGGGCAGCTGGATATGCCCGTACCACCGGTGCCCGGCGACCCGTATCGGATGAATTACACACTGGATCCGCTGCATAACCCGTTGAGGCCACCGTGGGTCGATCCCAACGCGTTGCCGCTGCCCCCACCACCGCCGGGTGCGGTGCCGGGACCTTCATCGGCTTACGGCCCGTTGCCCGGGCCTCCGCCGAGCGCGGCCCCGCTGCCCGGCCCTCCGCCGAACGCGGCACCGTTGCCCGGGCCCCCGCCTGGTGCCGCGCCGGTGCCTGACGCGGGTCTTGGTCAAACGCCGGCGCCCGCAGAAGCGCCTGGAACGGGAGCCGGTGGATAA
- a CDS encoding MlaE family ABC transporter permease: MANKGADHWSTGLPALRLKFDFSGPMQAVGALFAMSADAVRFVFRRPFQWREFLEQSWFVARVSLAPTLLVAIPFTVLVSFTLNILLRELGAADLSGAGAAFGAVTQLGPLVTVLIVAGAGATAMCADLGSRTIREEIDAMEVLGINPIQRLVTPRMLASGLVAFLLNSLVVIIGVLGGYVFSVFVQDVNPGAFAAGITLLTGVPEVVISCVKAALFGLIAGLVACYRGLSITGGGAKAVGNAVNETVVYAFMSLFVVNVVVTAIGIKMTAK, from the coding sequence ATGGCAAATAAGGGAGCTGACCACTGGTCGACGGGATTGCCCGCACTCAGGCTCAAGTTCGATTTCTCGGGACCGATGCAAGCCGTCGGAGCCTTGTTCGCGATGTCGGCCGATGCGGTCAGGTTCGTGTTTCGCAGGCCGTTCCAGTGGCGGGAGTTCTTGGAGCAGTCCTGGTTTGTCGCGCGGGTATCGCTGGCTCCGACCCTGTTGGTGGCGATCCCGTTTACCGTCCTGGTCAGCTTCACGCTCAACATCCTGCTGCGTGAACTGGGCGCGGCGGATCTATCCGGTGCGGGTGCCGCGTTCGGTGCGGTAACCCAGCTCGGACCGCTGGTCACGGTGTTGATCGTCGCGGGCGCGGGGGCCACGGCCATGTGCGCCGACCTGGGGTCGCGAACGATCCGCGAAGAGATCGACGCGATGGAGGTGCTGGGCATCAACCCGATTCAGCGGCTGGTCACACCACGCATGCTGGCCTCCGGATTGGTCGCCTTTCTGCTCAACAGCCTCGTTGTCATCATCGGCGTCCTTGGCGGCTACGTCTTTTCGGTGTTCGTCCAAGACGTCAACCCCGGCGCGTTCGCCGCGGGCATCACCTTGCTCACCGGCGTGCCCGAGGTCGTCATTTCCTGCGTCAAGGCAGCCCTGTTCGGCCTCATCGCCGGCTTGGTCGCCTGCTATCGGGGGCTGTCGATCACCGGCGGTGGCGCCAAGGCCGTCGGCAACGCGGTAAATGAAACCGTGGTCTATGCGTTCATGTCCCTGTTCGTCGTCAACGTGGTCGTCACCGCGATCGGCATCAAGATGACGGCGAAGTAG
- a CDS encoding MCE family protein: MRTRATLIKFGIFAVVMATLTAFLFFIFGQYRTGATTEYSAVFTDVSRLKPGQSVRVAGIRVGTVNSVSLQPDKKVVVKFDADRNVVLTEGSRAAVRYLNLVGDRYLELVDGPGSPKRLPTGGQIPVSRTAPALDLDLLLGGLKPVTQGLNARDVNALTSGLLQVFQGQGGTLESLFAKTTSFSNALADNDQTVQQLIDNLNIVIGTVGKDGKQFSGAIDRLEQLVSGLSGDRDTIGSAIDALDKGTASLADLLAEARPPLSGTIAQLNRLAPILDNDRDRLDGALQKAPQNYRKLVRLGVNGATIPYYLCQFGIRGTDLSGKTVRANIYRSDAGRCTEP; this comes from the coding sequence ATGAGAACGCGCGCAACGCTGATCAAGTTCGGCATCTTCGCGGTTGTAATGGCGACGCTTACCGCATTCCTGTTCTTCATATTCGGCCAGTACCGGACGGGTGCGACGACCGAGTATTCGGCGGTGTTCACCGACGTGTCACGTCTCAAGCCGGGCCAGTCGGTGCGGGTCGCCGGCATCCGGGTTGGCACGGTCAACAGTGTTTCGCTGCAGCCGGACAAGAAGGTTGTGGTGAAGTTCGACGCCGACCGCAACGTCGTCCTCACCGAGGGCAGTAGGGCGGCGGTCCGCTACCTTAACCTGGTCGGCGATCGCTACCTCGAACTCGTTGACGGTCCGGGCTCGCCCAAGCGGCTGCCGACCGGCGGTCAGATTCCGGTCAGCCGCACCGCGCCGGCGCTTGACCTCGATCTGCTGCTCGGTGGACTCAAACCTGTTACCCAGGGCCTGAATGCGCGCGACGTCAACGCCCTGACGTCGGGTTTGTTGCAGGTCTTCCAGGGCCAGGGCGGGACGCTCGAGTCGCTGTTCGCCAAGACGACGTCGTTTTCAAATGCATTGGCCGACAACGATCAAACCGTGCAGCAGCTGATCGACAACCTCAACATCGTGATCGGCACGGTTGGCAAGGACGGTAAACAGTTCTCCGGCGCGATCGATCGCCTCGAGCAGCTTGTCAGCGGCCTGTCGGGTGACCGCGACACCATCGGCTCCGCCATTGACGCCCTGGACAAGGGAACCGCCTCGCTCGCGGATCTGCTGGCCGAGGCCCGCCCGCCGCTGTCGGGCACCATAGCTCAGTTGAATCGGCTGGCGCCGATCCTCGATAACGATAGGGACCGCCTCGACGGCGCCCTCCAAAAGGCACCGCAGAACTATCGCAAGCTGGTCCGGCTCGGCGTGAACGGCGCCACCATCCCGTACTACCTCTGCCAGTTCGGGATCCGCGGCACGGACCTTTCGGGTAAGACCGTGCGCGCCAATATCTATAGGTCAGATGCGGGAAGGTGCACGGAACCCTGA
- a CDS encoding ferredoxin: MKVWVDSERCQGHTLCAMIAPESFQLSDIDGSSSAIDEVVPADREDQVREAAQSCPEQAIMITDDA; this comes from the coding sequence GTGAAGGTCTGGGTGGATTCAGAACGGTGCCAGGGCCACACCCTGTGCGCGATGATCGCTCCGGAATCGTTCCAGCTCAGCGACATCGACGGCAGTTCGTCGGCGATCGACGAGGTGGTGCCCGCCGATCGCGAGGACCAGGTGCGCGAAGCCGCGCAGTCCTGCCCCGAGCAGGCCATCATGATCACCGACGACGCCTGA
- a CDS encoding ABC transporter permease, whose product MALRAAYPRLTRQLERPVAVMGRIGDQTLFYGKALAGVPFAATHYTREVVRLIAEISMGAGTLAMIGGTVVIVGFLTLAAGGTLAIQGYTSLGNIGIEALTGFLSAFINVRIAAPVVAGIGLAATFGAGVTAQLGAMRINEEVDALESMAIRPVAYLVSTRILAGMMAITPLYSIAVILSFVASQFTTTFLLGQSQGLYQHYFNTFLNPIDLLWSFLQAILMALTILLIHTYYGYFASGGPAGVGNATGNAVRTSLIVVVSVTLLVSLSIYGTNGNFNLSG is encoded by the coding sequence GTGGCGCTGAGGGCTGCATATCCGCGATTAACCCGCCAACTCGAGAGGCCGGTCGCCGTGATGGGGCGGATCGGCGACCAAACCCTGTTCTACGGTAAAGCGCTCGCCGGGGTGCCTTTTGCGGCCACCCATTACACGCGCGAGGTCGTTCGATTGATCGCCGAGATCAGCATGGGCGCGGGCACTTTGGCGATGATCGGCGGAACCGTTGTGATCGTCGGCTTCCTGACGCTGGCGGCCGGCGGCACGCTGGCTATTCAGGGTTACACCTCACTGGGCAACATCGGCATCGAGGCGCTGACGGGCTTTCTGTCCGCGTTCATCAACGTGCGTATCGCGGCACCGGTGGTGGCCGGGATCGGTCTGGCGGCCACCTTCGGCGCCGGGGTGACCGCTCAGCTGGGTGCCATGCGGATCAACGAAGAAGTCGATGCGTTGGAGAGCATGGCCATTCGGCCGGTTGCCTATCTGGTGAGCACCAGGATTCTGGCGGGAATGATGGCCATCACCCCGCTGTACAGCATCGCCGTCATCCTGTCTTTCGTGGCGAGTCAGTTCACTACTACATTCCTGCTCGGACAGTCGCAGGGTTTGTACCAGCACTACTTCAACACGTTCCTGAACCCGATCGACTTGTTGTGGTCCTTCCTGCAGGCCATCCTGATGGCCCTCACCATCCTGCTGATCCACACCTACTACGGCTATTTCGCGTCGGGGGGGCCGGCCGGTGTCGGCAATGCCACCGGCAACGCGGTGCGCACCTCGCTCATCGTCGTGGTGTCGGTGACGCTGTTGGTCTCGCTGTCTATTTACGGTACGAACGGCAACTTCAACCTGTCCGGTTAG
- a CDS encoding MCE family protein, translated as MTQNVPAGRGAVAGRPARSGHARRPAERNYLPPLLGLATVLIIALIFAVAVGLFQGSFTETVPVTVISQRAGLVMNPDAKVKMRGVQVGKVASIQSLPNGEAAIHLAMDPSQLHFIPGNVLVNIASSTVFGAKSVELVPPDQPSSQRLHSGQTLQGQHVMVEINTVFQQLVSVLSHIDPPKLNESLGALAQAFSGRGPQLGQSLSDLDSFLARLEPSLPAFRHDLAVLPAVSNAYADAAPDLIKTAANATRISKTLVDEQHNLDALLISAIGLADIGNEVLSTNRQPLTNVLHLLVPTTDLTNEYGPALTCAFGGLVQMSHGAPLSEPSINISASLTWGAERYRYPTNLPKVAATGGPQCVGLPHLPFNTSPPQLITDTGANPVVYGNPQLLINSDLLKQLLYGPIVGPPRNSAQIGEPG; from the coding sequence ATGACGCAGAACGTTCCAGCGGGTCGCGGCGCGGTCGCCGGCCGACCGGCGCGCAGCGGCCATGCGCGGCGGCCGGCCGAACGGAATTACCTGCCGCCGCTGCTCGGACTGGCCACCGTCCTCATCATCGCTCTGATCTTCGCCGTGGCGGTGGGTCTGTTTCAGGGCTCCTTTACCGAAACCGTGCCGGTGACGGTGATCTCGCAACGAGCCGGCTTGGTCATGAACCCCGACGCCAAGGTCAAGATGCGCGGCGTGCAGGTGGGCAAGGTCGCCTCGATCCAATCGCTGCCCAACGGCGAGGCGGCCATTCACTTGGCGATGGACCCATCGCAGTTGCACTTCATCCCCGGCAACGTGCTCGTCAATATCGCGTCATCGACGGTCTTCGGCGCCAAGTCCGTCGAGCTGGTGCCACCCGACCAGCCCTCGTCCCAACGGCTACACAGCGGCCAGACGCTGCAGGGCCAGCACGTCATGGTCGAAATCAACACGGTCTTCCAGCAATTGGTGTCGGTGCTGAGCCACATCGACCCGCCGAAGCTCAACGAGTCGCTGGGTGCGCTGGCACAGGCGTTCAGCGGGCGGGGCCCACAGCTTGGCCAGTCGCTGAGCGACCTGGATTCGTTTCTGGCCAGGCTGGAGCCGAGCCTTCCCGCATTCCGGCATGACCTCGCGGTCTTGCCGGCGGTGTCCAACGCCTATGCCGACGCGGCTCCGGACCTGATCAAGACCGCGGCCAACGCGACTCGGATCAGCAAGACGCTTGTCGATGAGCAGCACAACCTGGATGCGTTGCTGATCAGCGCGATCGGCTTGGCCGACATCGGCAACGAGGTCTTGTCGACGAACCGCCAACCGTTGACGAATGTGTTGCATCTGCTGGTGCCGACCACCGATCTGACCAACGAGTACGGCCCGGCCCTCACCTGCGCTTTCGGCGGGCTCGTACAGATGTCGCACGGGGCGCCGTTGTCGGAACCGAGCATCAACATCTCGGCAAGCCTCACATGGGGTGCCGAACGCTACCGGTATCCGACGAACCTGCCCAAGGTCGCGGCGACGGGCGGTCCCCAGTGCGTGGGTCTGCCGCATCTGCCGTTCAACACGTCTCCGCCGCAGCTGATTACCGATACCGGCGCGAACCCCGTGGTATACGGGAATCCACAGCTGTTGATCAACTCCGACCTCCTCAAGCAGCTGTTGTACGGGCCCATCGTCGGCCCGCCACGCAACTCCGCTCAGATCGGAGAGCCCGGATGA
- a CDS encoding SDR family NAD(P)-dependent oxidoreductase, translating to MKTAVVTGAGSGIGLAVAQRLRADGLNVASIDLRPSEADFAFTADVTDRSQVDAALSAIRAQLGPVTVLVNAAGLDGFKKFNNITFEDWQRVIDVNLNGVFHTVQAVLPDMVEAGWGRIVNISSSSTHSGAPYMSHYVAAKSAVNGLTKSLALEYGPKGITVNAVPPGFIDTPMLRAAEKNGFLGDIDETIARTPVRRMGTPEDIAAACAFLVSEEAGYITGQILGVNGGRNT from the coding sequence ATGAAGACCGCGGTAGTCACCGGTGCCGGGTCCGGCATCGGTCTCGCCGTCGCGCAACGCCTGCGTGCCGACGGCTTGAACGTCGCCTCTATCGACCTGCGTCCGTCCGAAGCCGACTTCGCTTTCACCGCCGACGTCACCGACAGGTCGCAGGTGGATGCGGCGCTGTCGGCCATCCGCGCCCAGCTCGGACCGGTGACGGTTCTGGTCAACGCCGCCGGCCTCGACGGGTTCAAGAAGTTCAACAACATCACCTTCGAGGACTGGCAACGGGTGATCGACGTCAACCTCAACGGCGTCTTCCATACCGTCCAGGCGGTGCTGCCGGACATGGTCGAGGCGGGGTGGGGACGCATCGTCAACATCTCGTCGTCGAGCACGCATTCCGGCGCGCCCTACATGAGCCACTACGTGGCGGCCAAGTCGGCGGTCAACGGCCTGACCAAGTCGCTCGCACTCGAGTACGGGCCCAAGGGCATCACGGTCAACGCGGTGCCGCCGGGCTTCATCGACACACCGATGCTGCGCGCGGCCGAGAAGAACGGCTTCCTCGGCGACATCGACGAGACCATCGCGCGGACCCCGGTGCGGCGGATGGGCACCCCCGAGGACATCGCGGCGGCATGCGCATTTCTGGTGTCCGAGGAAGCCGGCTACATCACCGGTCAGATCTTGGGCGTCAACGGCGGTCGAAACACCTGA
- a CDS encoding MCE family protein, whose protein sequence is MISRIPRKRLTVVTAVVLVGLIVAGAAMVVRNTFFGPRTITAYFTTATAIYPHDEVRVSGVKVGNIKSIQPQGTQAKMVLKVDHGVPIPADAKAVIVAPNLVASRYVQLTPAYRDSGPVMRDGAVIPVERTAVPVEWDEVKTQLMRLATDLGPKSGVSGTSVGRFIDSAANALDGNGDKLRQTLGQLSGVGRILANGSGNIVDIIKNLQTFVGALRDSNVQIEQFNGRLATLTSVVNDSKSDLDAALTDLSTAVGEVRRFIAETRNQTSEQIARLADVTQNLVDHHMALENILHTAPNAYANFFNDYNADTGTIVGGFGLMNMANPTWGGQVLLSTPGCTQIGAIENITAVESGKLCSLFLGPGLRQTSWNNSPIPLNPFISKSVDPGRVLYTEPRLAPGGEGPKPAPPEIPPAVSAYTGLPGDPVGPPGAVPPERIPGAAMPLPPPASTPMPPPPAPTVSGMLLPDEGPQQ, encoded by the coding sequence ATGATCTCCCGGATTCCGCGCAAGCGGCTGACCGTCGTGACAGCGGTCGTCTTGGTCGGGCTGATCGTTGCCGGCGCCGCCATGGTCGTCCGTAACACGTTCTTCGGCCCACGGACGATCACCGCCTACTTCACCACCGCCACCGCGATTTATCCCCATGACGAGGTACGGGTCTCGGGTGTCAAGGTCGGCAACATCAAATCCATTCAGCCGCAGGGCACCCAGGCCAAGATGGTCCTCAAGGTCGACCATGGGGTGCCCATTCCGGCGGACGCGAAGGCGGTTATCGTCGCCCCGAATCTGGTGGCTTCCCGCTACGTCCAACTCACACCGGCCTATCGCGACAGTGGGCCGGTTATGCGCGACGGGGCGGTCATTCCGGTTGAGCGCACCGCGGTGCCGGTCGAGTGGGACGAGGTCAAAACCCAGTTGATGCGGCTGGCAACGGATTTGGGACCCAAGAGTGGGGTATCGGGCACATCGGTGGGCCGGTTTATCGACAGCGCCGCCAACGCCCTAGACGGCAACGGCGACAAGCTGCGGCAAACACTGGGTCAATTGTCCGGGGTGGGCCGGATTCTCGCCAACGGCAGCGGCAACATTGTCGACATCATCAAAAACCTGCAGACCTTCGTCGGCGCGCTGCGCGACAGCAACGTGCAGATCGAACAGTTCAACGGTCGCCTGGCCACGCTCACCAGCGTGGTCAACGACAGCAAATCCGACCTGGACGCGGCCCTGACCGATCTGTCGACGGCGGTCGGCGAGGTGCGGCGATTCATTGCCGAGACCCGCAACCAGACCAGCGAACAGATCGCCCGGCTGGCAGATGTCACGCAGAATCTGGTCGATCACCACATGGCCCTGGAAAACATTCTGCATACAGCGCCGAACGCGTACGCCAACTTCTTCAACGACTACAACGCCGACACCGGAACCATCGTGGGAGGATTCGGGCTCATGAACATGGCGAATCCCACGTGGGGCGGTCAGGTTCTGCTATCCACTCCGGGCTGCACGCAAATCGGCGCCATCGAGAACATCACCGCGGTCGAATCGGGCAAGCTGTGCTCCCTGTTCCTCGGCCCCGGATTGCGGCAGACCAGCTGGAACAACTCGCCGATTCCCCTCAACCCGTTCATATCCAAGTCGGTAGACCCGGGCAGGGTTCTTTACACCGAGCCGCGCCTGGCGCCCGGCGGCGAGGGCCCGAAACCCGCACCACCCGAGATCCCGCCCGCGGTGTCCGCCTACACCGGCCTGCCGGGTGATCCGGTGGGACCGCCGGGGGCTGTGCCGCCGGAGCGGATACCGGGCGCGGCGATGCCGCTGCCGCCACCAGCGTCGACACCGATGCCACCACCACCGGCGCCGACCGTGTCGGGCATGCTGCTGCCAGACGAAGGGCCACAACAATGA
- a CDS encoding MCE family protein: MLKYRGAQLVKPGLIGVVLAVMVILVGLSPDRFIQWATMVRYQALFTEAGGLATGNPVVVSGMKVGNVSDVKLRHGDALVTFAMKGNILLGSETSAHIRTGTLLGERMLTVESAGSGTMHPMTLIPISRTSSPYSLTEAVSDLTSDTAGTNTTALNQSLDTLAATLDQIAPQMGPAFDALTRLSRTLNSRNKNLGELFKSAGDVTGILSERSMQVNKLILNSDSLLQVLVARRQEIVDLLANTSVVAKQLTGLVHDNESALAPTLERLNRVLAVLEKNRDNIGKALPGLAKFAITTGEAISGMYAYQAFAPNFLVPQLFQELVDYLWGFRTFDTSKGPGFPSPIPRALTPWPYNSIPQCPGCTLGGRIGGSQ; this comes from the coding sequence ATGCTCAAGTATCGCGGAGCTCAGCTCGTCAAGCCCGGACTCATCGGCGTCGTTCTGGCGGTGATGGTCATCCTGGTCGGCCTGTCGCCCGACCGATTCATTCAATGGGCGACGATGGTCCGCTACCAGGCGCTGTTCACCGAAGCCGGCGGCCTTGCGACGGGCAACCCCGTGGTTGTGTCGGGCATGAAGGTCGGCAACGTGTCGGATGTGAAGCTGCGCCACGGCGATGCGCTGGTGACGTTCGCGATGAAGGGCAACATCCTGCTCGGCTCGGAGACTTCCGCGCACATCCGCACCGGCACGCTGCTGGGCGAGCGGATGCTGACGGTGGAGTCCGCGGGCAGCGGCACGATGCATCCGATGACCCTGATCCCCATCTCGCGCACGTCTTCTCCGTATTCACTGACCGAAGCGGTCAGCGACCTGACGTCGGACACGGCCGGCACCAACACCACGGCGCTGAATCAGTCGTTGGACACGCTGGCGGCGACGCTCGACCAGATCGCACCCCAAATGGGGCCGGCCTTCGACGCGCTCACCCGCCTATCGCGAACCCTCAACAGCCGTAACAAGAACCTCGGCGAGTTGTTCAAGAGTGCCGGCGATGTCACCGGCATACTTTCCGAACGCAGCATGCAGGTCAACAAGCTCATCCTCAACTCCGATTCTCTGCTCCAAGTGCTGGTCGCCCGCCGGCAAGAGATCGTGGATCTGCTGGCCAACACCTCGGTGGTGGCCAAGCAGCTGACGGGCTTGGTGCATGACAACGAAAGCGCGCTGGCACCGACGCTGGAGCGGCTGAACAGGGTCCTCGCGGTCTTGGAGAAGAACCGTGACAACATCGGCAAAGCACTGCCGGGTCTCGCCAAATTCGCGATCACTACCGGTGAGGCCATCTCGGGTATGTACGCATACCAGGCGTTCGCCCCGAACTTCCTTGTCCCGCAACTCTTCCAGGAGTTGGTCGACTACCTCTGGGGATTCCGCACCTTCGATACTTCCAAGGGTCCCGGCTTCCCGTCGCCGATACCTCGGGCGCTGACGCCTTGGCCGTACAACTCCATTCCACAATGCCCTGGCTGCACGTTGGGCGGACGGATCGGAGGATCGCAATGA
- a CDS encoding CaiB/BaiF CoA transferase family protein, with protein sequence MRPLEGIRVLEVAMYGFVPSAGAVLAEWGADVVKVEHAVTGDPQRGLRQTGMLRVEGDPNPNIEHANRGKRSIGLDMSVPEGKEVLYELARRADVFLTSFLPDHRKKFGIDVDDIRAINPRIVYARGSALGPRGEESTKGGYDMTAFWCRAGTAATITPAGMPGMIAPPGPAYGDTISGTNLAGGIAAALLKRERTGEPSVVDVSLLGSGLWSLGHTVALTKHLNQRMESPPPGVHGAPNNPLVGLYTTSDGRYISFVMMQPTKFWADVCRHVDLPELADDPRFDTVENIAANTADAVELLTKAIATRTLAEWSERFATLSGPWAPVQDTLQAADDAQIRSNEYMVKAGGLELVANPVQFDVAAPQTGPAPGFAEQTDEILMELGLDWDRIIELKTAGAVT encoded by the coding sequence ATGAGGCCGCTCGAAGGCATCCGCGTGCTCGAGGTCGCCATGTACGGGTTCGTCCCGTCGGCGGGTGCCGTGCTCGCCGAATGGGGCGCCGACGTGGTCAAGGTCGAGCACGCGGTGACCGGTGATCCCCAGCGCGGGCTGCGGCAGACCGGGATGCTGCGGGTTGAAGGCGATCCCAACCCCAACATCGAGCACGCCAACCGCGGCAAGCGCAGCATCGGGCTGGACATGTCGGTGCCCGAGGGCAAGGAAGTGCTCTACGAGCTGGCCCGTCGCGCCGACGTCTTCCTGACCAGTTTCCTGCCCGACCACCGCAAGAAGTTCGGCATCGACGTGGACGACATCCGGGCGATCAACCCCAGGATCGTGTACGCGCGCGGCAGCGCTCTGGGCCCGCGCGGCGAGGAGTCGACCAAGGGTGGCTACGACATGACCGCGTTCTGGTGCCGCGCCGGAACCGCCGCCACCATCACCCCCGCCGGCATGCCGGGCATGATCGCGCCACCCGGACCGGCGTACGGCGACACCATCTCAGGTACCAACCTCGCCGGTGGCATCGCGGCGGCGCTGCTCAAGCGCGAGCGCACCGGCGAACCGTCCGTCGTCGATGTGTCGCTGCTGGGCAGCGGACTGTGGTCGCTCGGCCATACCGTTGCGCTGACAAAGCATCTGAACCAGCGAATGGAATCGCCCCCGCCCGGCGTGCACGGCGCTCCCAATAACCCCTTGGTGGGGCTGTACACGACGTCCGACGGCCGCTACATATCGTTCGTGATGATGCAGCCCACCAAGTTCTGGGCCGACGTGTGTCGCCATGTCGACCTGCCGGAGCTGGCCGATGACCCGCGCTTCGACACGGTGGAGAACATCGCCGCCAACACGGCCGACGCCGTGGAGCTGCTGACCAAGGCCATCGCCACCCGCACGCTGGCCGAGTGGAGCGAGCGCTTCGCCACGCTTTCCGGCCCGTGGGCACCCGTGCAGGACACCCTGCAGGCGGCCGACGACGCGCAGATCCGCTCCAACGAGTACATGGTCAAGGCGGGCGGACTCGAGCTGGTGGCCAACCCGGTACAGTTCGACGTCGCAGCGCCTCAGACCGGCCCGGCCCCCGGATTCGCAGAACAGACCGACGAGATCCTGATGGAGCTCGGCCTCGACTGGGACCGCATCATCGAACTCAAGACGGCCGGTGCCGTCACTTGA